One window of Burkholderia thailandensis E264 genomic DNA carries:
- a CDS encoding glycosyltransferase family 4 protein, with amino-acid sequence MRIAQIAPLHEAVPPKLYGGTERVVSYLTEALVEMGHDVTLFASGDSQTSAKLEAVWPQALRLDPTIRDVMAPHMLLLEEVRRRADEFDVLHFHIDYYPFPLFSRQPVPHLTTLHGRLDLPELQPIFNTFSDVPVVSISDNQRIPLSQANWLQTTYHGLPENLLKPIPDVKPSYLAFLGRISPEKRVDTAIRIAEQAGMPIKIAAKLDKADRAYYEEKIKPLFSLPHVEYIGEISEAEKAEFLGNAHALLFPIDWPEPFGLVMIEAMACGTPVIAFKRGSVPEVIENGVSGFVVEDELSAVAAVKRLNTLPRERVRAAFDARFTSKVMARNYVKGYEELLRQKRRTVLREVNAG; translated from the coding sequence ATGCGAATCGCTCAAATCGCTCCGTTGCACGAAGCGGTTCCCCCGAAACTGTACGGCGGTACCGAACGGGTGGTGTCCTATCTGACCGAGGCGCTCGTCGAGATGGGACATGACGTCACGCTCTTCGCGAGCGGCGATTCGCAGACCTCCGCGAAGCTCGAGGCCGTGTGGCCGCAGGCGCTGCGCCTCGATCCGACGATCCGCGACGTGATGGCGCCGCACATGCTGCTGCTCGAGGAAGTGCGCCGCCGCGCGGACGAGTTCGACGTGCTGCACTTCCACATCGACTACTACCCGTTCCCGCTGTTCTCGCGCCAGCCGGTGCCGCATCTGACGACGCTGCACGGCCGCCTCGACCTGCCGGAACTGCAGCCGATCTTCAACACGTTCAGCGACGTGCCCGTCGTGTCGATCTCCGACAACCAGCGCATTCCGCTGTCGCAGGCGAACTGGCTGCAGACGACCTACCACGGCCTGCCCGAGAACCTGCTCAAGCCGATCCCGGACGTGAAGCCGAGCTACCTCGCGTTTCTCGGCCGCATCTCGCCGGAAAAGCGCGTCGACACCGCGATCCGCATCGCCGAGCAGGCCGGCATGCCGATCAAGATCGCCGCGAAGCTCGACAAGGCCGATCGCGCGTACTACGAAGAGAAGATCAAGCCGCTCTTCTCGCTGCCGCACGTCGAGTACATCGGCGAGATCAGCGAAGCCGAGAAGGCCGAATTCCTCGGCAACGCGCACGCGCTGCTGTTCCCGATCGACTGGCCGGAGCCGTTCGGCCTCGTGATGATCGAGGCGATGGCGTGCGGCACGCCGGTCATCGCGTTCAAGCGCGGCTCGGTGCCTGAGGTGATCGAGAACGGCGTGTCGGGCTTCGTGGTCGAGGACGAACTGTCCGCCGTCGCCGCCGTCAAGCGCCTGAACACGCTGCCGCGCGAGCGGGTGCGCGCCGCGTTCGACGCGCGTTTCACGTCGAAGGTGATGGCGCGGAACTATGTGAAGGGCTACGAGGAGCTGCTGCGCCAGAAGCGCCGCACGGTGCTGCGCGAAGTCAACGCCGGCTGA
- a CDS encoding IS110-like element ISBma3 family transposase — protein sequence MQDTQQRDAVDVFVGVDVGKGQHHAVALDRNGKRLYNKALPNDEAKLRALIAELKTHGRLLFVVDQPSTIGALPVAVARAEGVLVAYLPGLAMRRIADLHAGEAKTDARDAAIIAEAARSMPHTLRSLRLADEQLAELTMLCGFDDDLAAQVTQTSNRIRGLLTQIHPALERVLGPRLDHPAVLDLLERYPSPAALASTSEKTLANRLTKLAPRMGKSLAAEIVQALSEQAVIVPGTQAATIVMPRLAQQLAALRKQRDEVAAEVEQLVLAHPLWPVLTSMPGVGVRTAARLLTEVAHKAFASAAHLAAYAGLAPVTRRSGSSIRGEHPSRRGNKVLKRALFLSAFAALRDPVSRAYYSRKIQQGKRHNQALIALARRRCDVLFAMLRDGTIYQPKSAPTA from the coding sequence ATGCAAGACACACAACAACGTGATGCCGTCGATGTCTTCGTCGGCGTCGATGTCGGTAAAGGCCAGCATCACGCCGTCGCACTCGATCGGAACGGCAAGCGTCTGTACAACAAGGCGCTACCCAACGACGAGGCCAAGCTGCGCGCCCTCATCGCCGAACTCAAGACTCACGGTCGACTCCTGTTCGTCGTCGACCAACCTTCCACCATCGGCGCGCTGCCGGTGGCCGTAGCCCGTGCTGAAGGCGTACTCGTCGCCTATCTGCCGGGACTGGCCATGCGCCGCATCGCCGATCTGCATGCAGGTGAAGCCAAGACCGATGCCCGCGATGCCGCGATCATTGCCGAAGCCGCCCGCTCGATGCCACATACGCTGCGCTCACTTCGATTGGCTGACGAGCAACTCGCCGAGCTCACCATGCTGTGCGGCTTCGACGATGATCTCGCCGCCCAGGTCACTCAAACCAGCAACCGCATTCGCGGCCTGCTTACTCAAATCCATCCGGCGCTCGAGCGCGTTCTCGGACCCCGCCTCGACCATCCGGCAGTGCTCGATCTGCTTGAGCGCTACCCGTCGCCCGCCGCGCTTGCCTCAACCAGCGAGAAGACGCTTGCTAACCGCCTGACCAAGCTCGCGCCCCGCATGGGCAAAAGCTTGGCGGCCGAGATCGTTCAGGCTCTGAGCGAACAAGCCGTGATCGTGCCCGGCACGCAAGCTGCCACCATCGTCATGCCTCGTTTGGCCCAGCAGCTTGCGGCCTTGCGTAAGCAGCGCGACGAGGTCGCGGCCGAAGTTGAGCAACTGGTGCTTGCTCACCCTCTTTGGCCGGTCCTGACCAGCATGCCGGGAGTCGGCGTCAGGACCGCCGCCAGACTCCTGACCGAAGTCGCCCATAAGGCCTTCGCTTCGGCTGCACACTTGGCGGCCTACGCTGGCCTTGCCCCGGTCACCCGGCGCTCAGGCTCGTCTATCCGAGGCGAACATCCATCCAGACGCGGCAACAAGGTGCTAAAGCGCGCCTTGTTCCTATCCGCCTTCGCTGCCTTACGAGACCCAGTCTCACGGGCCTATTACTCCCGCAAGATCCAGCAAGGCAAGCGCCACAACCAAGCCCTCATCGCACTGGCACGGCGACGCTGCGACGTCCTGTTCGCCATGCTGCGTGACGGCACCATTTACCAACCCAAGTCAGCCCCTACCGCTTGA
- a CDS encoding ABC transporter ATP-binding protein has translation MEALTPAQRNAHNAKLASYANRPLAFLFRYIRMHPVAHVVVLASVLAAVGCALGSQYAIKHLIDVLAAGRHHPGALWGAFALLVGLIAADNLLWRVGGWVAAHTFVAVTGDLRRDLFQYLSGHSQTYYAEKQPGTLASRITATSNAIYTSENTMAWNVLPPCIAVMGAILMIIVVNPLMALGLLSCSGVLAIVLFKLAKRGSVRHHRFAAKAAAVDGELVDVIGNMGLVRAFGMTLREQKRFSATVKAEMDARQQSLLYLEKLRLLHAVITAMLSAGLLGWALWLWEQGRATSGDIVLVSSLGFTILHGTRDLAVALVDVTQHVARLAEAVKTLLEPHGMPDRSDAIALAPRGGRVDFERVTFAYPHRRPILDHFDLHIEPGQRVGLIGKSGAGKSTVLALLQRFYEIQQGAIRVDGQDLGSITQESLRQSIALVPQDISLFHRSIYENIAYGRPDATHEEVLAAARDARCTEFIEAMPEGFETIVGDRGVKLSGGQRQRIAIARAILKDAPILLLDEATSALDSASEEAIQAALDRLMTGRTVIAIAHRLSTLRNFDRIIVMSAGKVIDDGSPDVLRERPGLYRDLLAKQHGRHLAAPAPAEGDGNGDDDASASDDERVA, from the coding sequence TTGGAAGCTCTCACCCCTGCCCAGCGCAACGCCCACAACGCGAAGCTCGCGAGCTACGCCAACCGGCCGCTCGCGTTCCTGTTCCGCTATATCCGGATGCACCCGGTCGCGCACGTCGTCGTGCTCGCCAGCGTGCTCGCGGCGGTCGGCTGCGCGCTCGGCTCGCAATACGCGATCAAGCACCTGATCGACGTGCTCGCGGCCGGCCGCCACCATCCGGGCGCGCTCTGGGGCGCGTTCGCGCTCCTCGTCGGCCTGATCGCCGCGGACAACCTGCTGTGGCGCGTCGGCGGCTGGGTCGCCGCGCATACGTTCGTCGCGGTGACGGGCGATCTGCGCCGCGATCTGTTCCAATATTTGAGCGGGCATTCGCAGACTTACTACGCGGAGAAGCAGCCGGGCACGCTTGCGAGCCGGATCACCGCGACGTCGAACGCGATCTACACGTCGGAGAACACGATGGCGTGGAACGTGCTGCCGCCGTGCATCGCGGTGATGGGCGCGATCCTGATGATCATCGTCGTCAATCCGCTGATGGCGCTCGGCCTCCTGTCGTGCTCGGGCGTGCTCGCGATCGTGCTGTTCAAGCTCGCCAAGCGCGGCTCGGTGCGCCACCACCGCTTCGCGGCGAAGGCGGCGGCCGTCGACGGCGAGCTCGTCGACGTGATCGGCAACATGGGGCTCGTGCGCGCGTTCGGGATGACGCTGCGCGAGCAGAAGCGCTTTTCCGCGACTGTGAAGGCCGAGATGGACGCGCGCCAGCAGAGCCTGCTCTATCTTGAGAAGCTGCGCCTCTTGCACGCGGTGATCACCGCGATGCTGTCGGCGGGCCTGCTCGGCTGGGCGCTGTGGCTCTGGGAGCAGGGGCGCGCGACGTCGGGCGACATCGTCCTCGTGAGCTCGCTCGGCTTCACGATCCTGCACGGCACGCGCGACCTCGCCGTCGCGCTCGTCGACGTCACGCAGCACGTCGCGCGGCTCGCCGAGGCGGTGAAGACGCTCCTCGAGCCGCACGGGATGCCCGACCGCTCGGACGCGATCGCGCTCGCGCCGCGCGGCGGCCGCGTCGACTTCGAGCGCGTGACGTTCGCGTATCCGCACCGCCGGCCGATCCTCGACCACTTCGATCTGCACATCGAGCCCGGCCAGCGCGTCGGCCTGATCGGCAAGTCGGGGGCGGGCAAGTCGACCGTGCTCGCGCTGCTGCAGCGCTTCTACGAGATCCAGCAGGGCGCGATCCGGGTCGACGGCCAGGACCTCGGCTCGATCACGCAGGAGAGCCTGCGCCAGTCGATCGCGCTCGTGCCGCAGGACATCTCCCTCTTCCACCGGTCGATCTACGAGAACATCGCGTACGGGCGCCCCGACGCGACGCACGAGGAAGTGCTCGCCGCCGCGCGCGATGCGCGCTGCACCGAGTTCATCGAGGCGATGCCGGAGGGCTTCGAGACGATCGTCGGCGATCGCGGCGTGAAGCTGTCGGGCGGCCAGCGGCAGCGGATCGCGATCGCGCGCGCGATCCTGAAGGACGCGCCGATCCTGCTGCTCGACGAGGCGACGTCGGCGCTCGACAGCGCGTCCGAAGAAGCGATCCAGGCCGCCCTCGACCGGCTGATGACGGGCCGCACGGTGATCGCGATCGCGCACCGGCTGTCGACGCTGCGCAACTTCGACCGGATCATCGTGATGAGCGCGGGCAAGGTGATCGACGACGGCAGCCCCGACGTGCTGCGCGAGCGCCCGGGCCTCTACCGCGACCTGCTCGCGAAACAGCACGGCCGGCACCTGGCCGCGCCGGCGCCCGCGGAGGGCGACGGTAACGGCGACGACGATGCGTCGGCGTCGGACGACGAACGCGTCGCGTAG
- a CDS encoding DUF2214 family protein: MLTVRWLLAAVHLLAFGFAFASISARNRALKRVAASRQPADLPDVFKADAIWGVSALVLITTGIVRAFGGFEKGGDYYLHAPLFHLKMGALALILVLELAPMTGLIRWRVSARRGMLPDLARAPAYARIGHVQAMLIAMIVLAATGMARGVGF; the protein is encoded by the coding sequence ATGCTGACCGTTCGATGGCTGCTCGCCGCCGTGCATTTGCTCGCGTTCGGCTTCGCGTTCGCGTCGATTTCCGCGCGCAACCGCGCGCTCAAGCGCGTCGCCGCGTCGCGGCAGCCGGCGGATCTGCCCGACGTGTTCAAGGCCGACGCGATCTGGGGCGTGTCCGCGCTCGTGCTGATCACGACGGGCATCGTCCGCGCGTTCGGCGGCTTCGAGAAGGGCGGCGACTATTATCTGCACGCGCCGCTCTTTCATCTGAAGATGGGCGCGCTCGCGCTGATCCTCGTGCTCGAGCTCGCGCCGATGACGGGCCTCATCCGCTGGCGCGTGAGCGCGCGTCGCGGGATGCTGCCCGATCTCGCGCGCGCGCCCGCGTACGCGCGGATCGGCCATGTGCAGGCGATGCTCATCGCCATGATCGTGCTCGCGGCCACCGGAATGGCGCGCGGCGTCGGGTTCTGA